A single window of Granulicella mallensis MP5ACTX8 DNA harbors:
- a CDS encoding glycosyltransferase: MKVLLHILFWVAAVGSVTSSIYCGMVLVAAVRFGLRRRREQSAPADFLPPLSVLKPLHGTEPGMERNIETFFEQDYPDFELLFCARQESDAGLQLAREVGKRYPHIDAKYVTCGEPMPKFHNAKVFSLAKLDSVARNDNYITSDADVRVAPNYLQRMVQTLKDPHVGLASCVYLGTAHEHASFASQLDAVGKSVEMTSGVLVADMIEGTKFALGATMAVRRKSFQDVGGFNELGQFYADDFVLGNRLSAQGTGVLLATHVIRLMVQDSPFWLSFRNQLRWMQSTRRSRPWGHFGSGLTFAMPFGLLGLLWGLLSGNPVLGLLWLASSVINRWLQAGTILNVMGDPEWMRGAAIYPLRDFLGWTLWLGSYGGDNFYYRGKIYKLKDGGRVESPD; the protein is encoded by the coding sequence ATGAAGGTTTTGCTCCACATTCTGTTTTGGGTGGCTGCCGTAGGTTCAGTCACTTCTTCGATTTACTGCGGCATGGTGCTGGTGGCAGCGGTGCGTTTCGGTTTGAGACGCCGTCGTGAGCAGAGTGCGCCGGCGGATTTTCTGCCACCTTTGAGCGTTCTGAAGCCATTGCACGGCACTGAGCCGGGCATGGAGCGGAACATTGAGACGTTCTTTGAACAGGACTACCCGGACTTCGAGTTGCTGTTCTGCGCCCGGCAGGAGAGCGATGCCGGGTTACAGCTTGCGCGCGAGGTCGGCAAGCGTTATCCCCACATCGATGCCAAGTATGTGACCTGCGGCGAACCCATGCCGAAGTTTCATAATGCCAAGGTCTTTTCGCTGGCCAAGCTCGACTCCGTGGCCAGGAACGACAACTACATCACGAGCGATGCGGATGTGCGTGTGGCGCCGAACTATCTTCAGCGCATGGTGCAGACGCTGAAAGACCCGCATGTGGGCCTGGCCTCGTGTGTATACCTTGGTACGGCGCATGAGCATGCCAGCTTCGCCTCGCAGCTCGACGCCGTCGGTAAGAGTGTCGAGATGACCTCTGGCGTCCTTGTCGCCGACATGATTGAGGGCACGAAGTTTGCACTGGGTGCGACGATGGCAGTGCGGCGCAAGAGCTTCCAGGATGTCGGCGGCTTCAACGAACTCGGGCAGTTCTATGCCGACGACTTTGTGCTGGGCAACCGGTTGTCGGCGCAGGGAACCGGTGTCCTGCTGGCGACGCATGTCATCCGGCTGATGGTGCAGGATTCGCCCTTCTGGTTGAGCTTCCGCAATCAGCTCCGGTGGATGCAGAGCACGCGCCGGTCACGTCCATGGGGCCACTTCGGCAGCGGACTGACCTTTGCCATGCCCTTCGGTCTTCTAGGCCTCTTGTGGGGATTGCTCAGTGGCAATCCAGTGCTTGGATTGCTCTGGCTTGCGAGCTCGGTGATCAACCGCTGGCTGCAGGCGGGAACGATTCTCAACGTCATGGGAGACCCGGAGTGGATGCGTGGCGCTGCGATCTATCCGCTGCGCGACTTTCTGGGATGGACGTTGTGGCTGGGCAGCTATGGTGGCGACAACTTCTACTATCGCGGCAAGATCTACAAGCTGAAGGACGGCGGTCGCGTCGAGTCGCCAGATTAG
- a CDS encoding ArnT family glycosyltransferase codes for MTESTFTHASVPTSSTHAPRKRWNPNSVGLIVVAWLVLQIGGLFTPGLLDDVDSVYIQIAREMLQRHDFITPTIDGIRFFDKPPLMYWMAAGSMRLFGPHDWAARLPLALGVLALLFAVYALGIRLFSTVSPLESPDRGGLYGALAMATSIGPYLYTRFYIPDILIALWMTLSVHLFLIALDRLREDRSALLPSLGFAAVMALDLLTKGLIGIVFPIGFVLFYLFFTRQLKLLLKLQIPAATGLFLLLAAPWHILVALRNPAISMPAGVGLPARAGWAWFYLYNEHVARFMGKRIPHDYGNVPRPIFWLLLVLWLLPWSAFLLGSLKNAFRDLRQPREAPLRFDSDIAAGYDTLTALQSSARSHEAALSLLLWAGIVLGFFTVSSRQEYYHLPALPALALLVGGMLAAADRRPLSASIGVPAPINQTQRQALQASFWGLAPFGALLFVVCAYLAATAHTPATGVDLNSLLSTNPALYNLSLGHVFDLTSNAMGFFRGPLWTVALCMLALGPGSHLLRRRGRTFAANLIVALSMAGVLLAAHEGLVRFYPILGSKDLALAVNTARKPGDLILIDGELTAGSTLLFYTDQPVLLVNGHVNGPWFGSFWPDAPHIFEDEASLRQLWGGSQRVFLLTYNPRQREQELSIHGKVIDFADSGGKTILTNR; via the coding sequence GTGACCGAATCTACCTTTACCCACGCATCAGTTCCTACGTCGTCAACGCACGCTCCACGCAAACGCTGGAACCCCAACTCCGTAGGACTGATCGTGGTTGCGTGGCTTGTGCTGCAGATCGGGGGCCTCTTCACCCCGGGTCTGCTCGATGACGTCGACTCTGTCTACATCCAGATCGCGCGCGAGATGCTGCAGCGCCACGACTTCATCACCCCCACCATCGACGGCATTCGCTTCTTCGACAAGCCTCCCCTGATGTACTGGATGGCTGCCGGTTCGATGCGCCTTTTCGGGCCGCACGACTGGGCCGCGCGGCTACCGCTCGCCTTGGGCGTGCTGGCGCTACTGTTTGCGGTCTATGCGCTGGGCATCCGCCTCTTCAGCACCGTCTCCCCGCTAGAATCCCCCGACCGTGGCGGTCTCTACGGGGCCCTGGCGATGGCTACCTCCATCGGCCCTTACCTCTACACGCGCTTCTATATTCCTGACATTCTCATCGCCCTCTGGATGACGCTGTCGGTCCATCTCTTCCTGATCGCGCTCGACCGGCTGAGAGAAGATCGCTCCGCACTCCTTCCGAGCCTTGGCTTTGCGGCTGTCATGGCGCTCGATCTGCTGACCAAGGGGCTCATCGGAATCGTCTTCCCGATCGGCTTCGTCCTGTTCTATCTCTTCTTCACGCGGCAACTGAAGCTCCTGCTGAAGCTGCAGATCCCCGCGGCGACCGGCCTGTTCCTGCTGCTCGCCGCTCCGTGGCACATCCTCGTGGCGCTGCGCAATCCGGCGATCTCGATGCCTGCGGGTGTCGGCCTCCCCGCCCGCGCCGGATGGGCCTGGTTCTATCTCTACAACGAGCACGTCGCGCGCTTCATGGGAAAACGCATTCCCCACGACTACGGGAACGTGCCCCGCCCGATCTTCTGGCTGCTGCTCGTGCTGTGGCTCCTGCCCTGGTCTGCCTTTTTGCTGGGCTCTCTGAAGAATGCCTTTCGAGATCTCCGCCAGCCCCGCGAGGCTCCCCTGCGCTTCGACTCCGATATCGCCGCGGGCTATGACACCCTAACGGCACTCCAATCCTCAGCTCGAAGCCATGAGGCCGCACTTTCTCTGCTCCTCTGGGCTGGCATCGTGCTGGGCTTCTTCACGGTCTCTTCCCGCCAGGAGTACTACCACCTGCCTGCACTGCCGGCCCTGGCGCTACTCGTTGGAGGCATGCTCGCCGCTGCCGATCGCCGCCCTCTCAGCGCCAGTATCGGTGTACCCGCTCCCATCAATCAGACTCAGCGGCAAGCGCTACAAGCCTCTTTCTGGGGTCTGGCTCCGTTCGGCGCTCTGCTCTTCGTTGTATGCGCTTACCTCGCCGCAACCGCACATACTCCAGCCACAGGCGTCGATCTGAACTCCCTGTTGAGCACGAACCCGGCGCTCTACAACCTCTCTCTCGGGCATGTCTTCGATCTCACCAGCAATGCGATGGGCTTCTTCCGCGGCCCGTTGTGGACGGTCGCTCTCTGCATGCTCGCACTCGGCCCTGGGTCTCATCTGCTGCGCCGTAGAGGACGCACCTTTGCAGCGAACTTAATCGTCGCTCTCAGCATGGCCGGAGTTCTGCTGGCCGCACACGAAGGCCTCGTGCGCTTCTATCCCATCCTCGGCTCGAAAGATCTCGCCCTCGCGGTCAACACAGCGCGCAAACCCGGCGACCTGATCCTGATCGACGGCGAACTTACCGCCGGATCCACGCTGCTCTTCTACACCGACCAGCCCGTTCTGCTGGTCAATGGCCACGTCAATGGACCCTGGTTCGGCAGCTTCTGGCCGGATGCGCCGCATATCTTTGAAGATGAAGCCAGCCTGCGCCAACTCTGGGGCGGCTCTCAGCGCGTCTTCCTGCTGACCTACAACCCCAGGCAGCGCGAGCAGGAACTCAGCATCCACGGCAAGGTCATCGACTTCGCCGACTCCGGCGGCAAGACAATCCTCACGAATCGCTAA
- a CDS encoding ArnT family glycosyltransferase: MSDSLTGPALAAILQPEYPSSERKTDSPGAASLQPGTPKKHSQENARWPLPHLCLLLGLWIAIFAASLWTPPLLDDADATHAQAAQAMVHTGDWVTLHVDGIRYLEKPPLPYWLVAISLRLFGAETFAVHLPTALAVLGLALLGYAWSRRVFDSRTALYTGIFTLTSAGIFLFTRIFIPEVLLSLFLCLGLYSLQRALDSGLRRHAYTFWVALALAVLTKGLIAIVFVGGVAMIYLTLTGQWRQWRQLRPFSGLLLFLLIASPWHVLASLRNTGGSNGHGFFWFYFINEHVLRFLGRRIPRDYNKLPGYLYWSLHLVWLFPWSLFAPVALITAWRRRSRLLTATTETQRTTLLLVLYSGLILLFFSLSTNQEYYTFPVYLPLLMLLAATLVRAEQQTDRTLGRAITSAHAAFAVIGLAVAIALGFGLWTSRHMAFVPDIGDLLAHRGVGDYTLSMSHFFDLTGASFAALRLPAALAALAFAIGPVSAWMLRVRRKHVAATLAMALTSAVFLIAAHIALVRFSPMLSSQNFAARIQSLERNGNLSSTNEVLLYGDQAYGSSIPFYLDRQVLLVDGRSTSMLFGSSFPDAPPIFLTHEQLLAQWGTGPRKLLFVPEEKRDEVDRLLGKRQIVLDETSGKALVTDRPLDRPQPVDSETPDGSKTIDSH, encoded by the coding sequence ATGAGCGACTCACTTACAGGCCCGGCACTCGCCGCCATTTTGCAGCCCGAATATCCCTCCAGCGAACGAAAGACAGATTCGCCGGGAGCCGCCTCTCTTCAACCCGGCACCCCCAAAAAACATTCGCAAGAAAACGCCCGCTGGCCCCTCCCGCACCTTTGCCTGTTGCTGGGGCTTTGGATCGCCATCTTCGCCGCATCGCTCTGGACGCCGCCTCTTCTGGACGACGCCGACGCCACCCATGCCCAGGCCGCGCAGGCCATGGTCCACACCGGCGATTGGGTTACGCTGCACGTCGACGGCATCCGCTACCTCGAAAAGCCGCCCCTGCCCTACTGGCTCGTAGCCATCAGCCTGCGACTGTTCGGCGCGGAGACCTTCGCGGTTCATCTGCCGACCGCCCTTGCCGTTCTGGGGTTGGCCTTGCTGGGTTATGCCTGGTCGCGGCGTGTCTTTGACAGCCGGACGGCGCTCTACACAGGCATCTTTACGCTCACCTCGGCAGGCATCTTTCTCTTCACCCGCATCTTTATTCCGGAAGTCCTGCTGTCGCTGTTCCTCTGCCTCGGGCTGTATTCGCTGCAACGCGCACTCGATTCAGGCTTGCGCAGGCACGCCTACACCTTCTGGGTTGCACTAGCTCTTGCGGTGCTCACCAAGGGCCTGATCGCTATCGTGTTCGTCGGCGGCGTAGCCATGATCTACCTCACGCTTACCGGCCAATGGAGACAGTGGCGCCAGCTGCGCCCCTTCAGCGGCCTGCTGCTGTTCCTTCTGATCGCTTCTCCCTGGCACGTTCTCGCCAGCCTGCGAAACACGGGTGGATCCAATGGGCACGGGTTCTTCTGGTTCTACTTCATTAACGAACACGTCCTGCGCTTCCTCGGCCGCCGCATTCCGCGCGACTACAACAAGCTGCCGGGCTATCTCTACTGGTCGCTGCACCTCGTCTGGCTGTTCCCCTGGAGCCTCTTTGCGCCGGTCGCGCTCATTACAGCCTGGAGGCGCAGGTCTCGGCTTCTCACGGCGACAACCGAGACCCAGCGCACCACGCTGCTCCTTGTGCTTTACTCCGGCCTGATTCTTCTCTTCTTTTCTCTCTCCACCAACCAGGAGTACTACACCTTTCCGGTCTACCTGCCTCTGCTCATGTTGCTGGCCGCGACGCTCGTCCGCGCTGAACAACAGACCGACCGCACTCTGGGACGCGCCATCACCTCAGCCCACGCGGCCTTCGCGGTCATCGGCCTCGCTGTCGCCATCGCACTTGGCTTCGGCCTCTGGACCTCGCGCCACATGGCCTTCGTCCCCGACATCGGCGACCTGCTCGCGCATCGCGGGGTGGGCGACTACACCCTCTCGATGTCGCACTTCTTCGACCTCACCGGGGCCTCGTTCGCCGCCCTGCGACTGCCCGCCGCCCTGGCCGCCCTGGCCTTTGCCATCGGTCCGGTAAGCGCCTGGATGCTGCGAGTTCGTCGTAAACACGTCGCGGCCACACTCGCCATGGCATTGACCTCCGCCGTCTTCCTCATCGCCGCCCACATTGCGCTGGTGCGGTTCTCTCCCATGCTCTCCTCGCAGAACTTCGCCGCGCGGATCCAAAGCCTGGAGCGTAACGGTAACCTCTCGTCGACGAACGAAGTTCTCCTCTACGGAGACCAGGCCTACGGGTCGTCGATTCCCTTCTATCTCGACCGCCAGGTATTGCTCGTCGATGGCCGCAGCACCTCCATGCTCTTCGGCAGCAGCTTCCCGGACGCTCCTCCGATCTTCCTCACGCACGAGCAGCTTCTCGCCCAGTGGGGCACAGGGCCGCGCAAGCTGCTCTTCGTTCCGGAGGAGAAACGCGATGAGGTCGACCGCCTCCTCGGGAAGCGGCAGATCGTATTGGACGAAACCTCTGGCAAGGCGCTGGTCACGGACCGTCCGCTCGACCGGCCGCAGCCTGTGGATTCGGAGACGCCTGACGGTTCGAAGACGATAGACTCTCATTGA